Genomic window (Armatimonadota bacterium):
GAGGTTTTTCGCTTGACAGTGCCACCCCATTCCCTTCTGCTTACCCCGCCCACGCAAGTGGCTCGCCGCTTGCTCGGAAGTCCAGTGTTTGAAGATCCCGAGGGGCATCCGACACAAATCGGTGGCCCATGGACATGGCTCGTGAAACCTGGAACGGCGATAACACCAGACGGCATTGTTCATATACACCATGCAGACTATGATGAGTACATGGAAGATGAATGGTGGCGAGACCATGAACATCAGCATATTTGGCAGTATCGACAGATGCGAAACCAGTTTCTACTTGCAATCCTTCTCGATTACAAGGACAACGGTTATGACAATTCCAATTTAGAAAAGGACGCAAACAACTGGGCCAATTTCTTGAGGGACCATCCAGAATGCAGAGAAAAACATCTAGATTAAGCACTTTGTTCGTCGGAGTCTTCCTCGTCACCTCTGCCCTTCAGTTGGTTGGTTGTACCAAACCGTGCAGGATTGTGCTCGTCAATGGAATGGCTGCTCCGGCGGCGGTTACGGTTGACAACGGCGGTTCAGTAACTATTCCCGGCTTTGGACAGGCACTTTTGACAGGGGGGAAAACTCTACGTGTTGGTCAGAACTTCAAAATGGAGATTAATCGAGGTGGCCGTAAAACATCTCAGGAAGTAGATCAGGTCAACTGGAGTGCTGATCGCTACGATGACCTGTTGGTCGTGGTGCTCAGAGAGTAGGTTTTATGACGAGCAACGATAAGAGGATTCTAGAGCAGTCTCTACTGATCGCAATCTCTGTCGTTGGGGTGCTGATGCTTCTGTTCTTTGTTGCCGGTTTTGGGATTCTGTCGGGGATCATCAGATGAAGAAGATGGTTACGGCCGACGAGCTAGTCCCACGCACACGATCTACGAGTCCCTGGCTGGTCTCCACGAGGGCTAACCGTCACGGCGAGAATACAGTTCTGGCCTACGACGCCCTCGGCCGTGCCTGGCGCAAGTTCTTGAACAATGGACTCTACGAGGAGTAATCGTACGACGCCTCTAACCGCCTCATCTCGGTAGGGCTTTACAACCCTTCGCCATCGACGATGATTCGGTTCGAGTCGTATACGTACAACCTCGCGAACCAGATGACGAGCAAGACGGTGGGCGGAGTGACGACGAGTTACACCTACGATCTTGCGGGCCAACTCGCCAGCGAGTCCCGTCCTGGCTACTCGTGCTCGTACACCTACGACGCCAATGGTAACCGTCTCACCAAAACCCTAAACGGAGTCACTGAGACCTACACCTACGACGACGGTGACAAGATGCTCACCGCTGGTTCCAAGAGCTACGGCTACGATGCGGCGGGAAGAACTACGTCCGTCACCAACGGCTCGTCGGTAACCAACCTGAGCTACGACTGGGAATCCAGGCTCACAAGCCTCAGCGGAGCAACGACGGCGAGCTACACGTACAACGGCCTAGACACCCGTGTGTCCAAGATTGAAGGCGGAGTCAGCAACACCTACGTCCGCGACGGCGTAGGCGTCACCGCTCCGGTCATCCGTGACGCTTTTGCCTCCTACACCCCGGCGAGCCACTTGCGTGGGCGGGGCAAGCAGAAGCAGTTTGGGTGGCACTGGTAAGCCCTTCAAGAGATGCTATGAAGATTCTAGGAGCTTGCTTACCAGTGAACCTGCTTGTAACCATGCGTGAGCAGAAATCAAGCCTGAGGATGCGATTCATCACATTCAGTGAAACCCTGCCGCACAGGACTTTGTTCTGATATGATAGGTTATCGATTGTCCTGAACCTGGGAAACTCTGCCCGATGAAAAGGGAGAGATTGAGGTGGAGTCGAGTTGGAAGCATGAGCGAAAGGCTGTTCACTGACAAGCTAGTCTGTTGGAGTTTGAAAGTCCCGAGAGGTTTTTCGCTTGCCAGTGCCACCCCATCCGATTCTTTTTACCCCGGCCACGCCAGTTGCTTTACGGAGTGAGTATGGGAAGGACCCACTTCACAAAGGTAGGTGGCTCTAGTGACTTACATGGACTACCCTTTGAAATTTGATTTGGACGGTGGTTTTGAACTCGTCATTGAAGCGACGAACGGATGCGTGCACGCATACTGCTATCATAGTGGCTCCATTGAAGGTGATGTTTGGCTATTCAATTACGTAACTGACCTGGAAGTTCAGGGCGATGTGGAAATCAAACCAAACCCAGACACTAATTGTCGCGAGCCTAAGCGCCTACAATTGCCAGAAGAAGGTGAGTTTAGAGCCTTTTTTAACCCGGCCAATCGAAGAATAGGAGTCTATCTTAGAGGAACACTCATCGCAGTTATCTGGGATGGGGCCAAACCGGGAAAGTCTGCATTCGCTGCTGTCAGCTCTGGATGGGCCCATGTCATGGAAAATCCACCGGACTTGACTACCTTTCAGTCCTACCCGTCCTGACCCCTACTGACCAGTTCCAAATACACTGACGAGCATTGATCTTCGGGACCAGCACCTAGTTTTTGTCCACAATGTGGTCGGAACAACTTCGCGATACATTTTCGAGTCATTTTGGTGCGTGTGTTCGTCAAACAAGAATAGCAAGATGAAACGTGTGTTGATACGGAGGGGGGTGAGGGTTCCGCCGCAGATGTGGCGGGATACGGCTATACGCCGAATCTCCCGCGCCGCCGCCCGGATCAACACAGCCCAGCACATTGCGTGACTGGGCTGTGTGCGTTTTGGCTTGTTAAAAGTGAATTAAGATGGCAGTGCAAGAAGTATTAGTTTTGAATAGCAACTATGAGCCTTTGAACGTGTGTCATGCTCGGCGGGCGATGGCTTTGTTGATGCTTGGCAAGGCGGATGTATTGGTTCAGCGGGACGAGCCGATATTGACGACTCACGGTGAGATAGATTCTCCGGCGGTGTTGCGGATGAAGTATTTGGTTCGGCGTCCGCACCCCCAGTTGCGTTTGTCGCGTCATGCAGTGTTGGCTCGGGATAACCATATTTGTCAGTACTGTGGTGTGAAGGCGAAAGAGATGACGATTGACCACGTGGTTCCTCGTTGGGCGGGCGGTCCTCACACTTGGGATAACTTGGTGGCTTGTTGTCGCCGGTGCAATTTGAAGAAGGCAGACAAGACTCCGCAGCAGGCAAATATGAAGTTGGCTCGCAAGCCGAAGCGGCCCTCGTTTGTTCCATATCTTTCTTTGCCGACCTATATGAAGGCGCAGGGACGAGATGAATGGCGCGACTTTTTGCCTTATTTTCCTGAACTTCAATCTCTGCCGTTGGCTAGCTGAGGTTTTCCCCTAAGATGATGGCGTCCAGGGGGTAAAATCCCATGCTTAAATGATCCCCATGGATGGGTCGGATCAAGCTCATGGACGCATTATTAATCAAGGGTGGGAAGCGGCTCTCGGGAGTCATCGAGGTTGCGGGAAGTAAAAACATAGCCCTTGCGGTTTTATCAGCGGTGCCGCTAGCGCAGACTCCGGTGCTGCTGAAAAACGTTCCGGTCATTAGCGATACGCAGATCAAGGTTCAGTTGCTGGAGGCGTTCGGCGCTAAGGCTGAGTGGAGGGGAAGCGACCTTCGGCTTGATTGTTCTGACCTGCATTCGGCGGAGCCAGATGAGGATATGGTTCGGCTCATCAGGACTTCTTTTTACATGCTTGGGCCGCTGGTGGCTCGGGTCGGAAAGCTGCGGATGGCGGCACCGGGTGGCTGTAAGATTGGGGCGCGACCGGTCGATTTGCACCTGAAGGGCTTACACGCGTTGGGGGCCAATGTTGAATTGGACGGTGGTGTTTACGAGGCTTCGGCAGGGGTTTTGCAGGGAGCCGAAGTGTATCTTGACATGCCCAGCGCTGGAGCGACTCAGCACATCATGTGCGCCGCAAGTATGGCGCAAGGGATAACCACGATTCAGAATGCGGCGATGGAGCCGGAGATTGTTGCGTTAGCAGAGTTTTTGATTTCGCTCGGGGCGAAGATTACTGGTCAAGGCTCTTCGATGATCACCGTTGAAGGTGTCGATCAGCTCCACGGGTCGGATTACAAGATTCCGGCGGACCGAATCCAGGCCGGAACGTTCTTGATCGCGGGCGCGATGACGGGTGGGAACGTCACGGTTCGGGATATCAATGCAGACGACCAGACAGCCGTCGTCAACAAGTTGCGCGAGGCAGGCGCGGAAGTAGAAACTACCGAGACATCGGTGACGGTTAACGCGCCGAACCGGTTGAACGGGGTGAACATTAAGACGATGCCGCATCCTGGGTTCCCAACCGACGTTCAGCAGCCGATGTCTGCGGCACTGTGTGTTGCCAAGGGAGCTTCGGTGGTGGAGGAGACAATTTACGAATCTCGGACCGGACACCTTCCGGAGCTGAGCCGGATGGGTGCAAAGATTCGGCAAGAAGGTCGTTCGGCTTTCATCGTTGGAGTTGATAAGTTACGAGGTGCAAAGGTTCAGGCCAGCGACCTGAGGGCGGGAGCTGCTTTGTGCTTGGCGGGGTTGGTCGCTGAGGGCGAGACATTGGTGCAAAACATCCATTGGATCGATCGGGGATACGACTCGATAGAGCGAAAACTGACCGAGTTGGGGGCCGAGGCTTTGCGAGTTCAAGAGGGTTAGAAAAGGTAACCTGAGGCTAAGTTGAGATTTGTCCCCCAGTTAGGAATCGACCTCGGAACCGCGAACCTCTTGGTCTACCGGCGCGGAAAGGGGATTGTGCTTTCGGAACCCACGGTTGTCGCAGAAAGCATTACTACGGGGAAGATCTTGGCAGTTGGAAATGATGCCCGTGAGATGCTTGGGCGGACTCCGACGAACATCCGGGCAGTCCGACCGATGAAGGACGGGGTGATCGCGGATTATACAATCACTCTCAAGATGCTGGAGCATGTGATCCAGAAGACTTGCGGGACTCGGTTGCCGTTCAAGTTCGCTCCAACGACTTTAATCTGCGTACCGGCTGCGGTTACCAACGTTGAAAGGCGGGCAGTCATCAAGGCGGCCAAAGAGGCTGGTGCAGGCATTGCGATGACCGTGGAGGAACCGTTCGTGGCTGCGCTAGGGGCGGGCCTACCGATCAATGCTCCAGGCGGGAATATGGTGGTTGATATTGGTGGCGGAACCACCGATATTGCGATCTTATCGTTGGGTGGAATCGTTCTTTCTTCGAGCATTCGGGTTGCGGGAAACAAGATGGATGAGGCGATTA
Coding sequences:
- a CDS encoding rod shape-determining protein; amino-acid sequence: MRFVPQLGIDLGTANLLVYRRGKGIVLSEPTVVAESITTGKILAVGNDAREMLGRTPTNIRAVRPMKDGVIADYTITLKMLEHVIQKTCGTRLPFKFAPTTLICVPAAVTNVERRAVIKAAKEAGAGIAMTVEEPFVAALGAGLPINAPGGNMVVDIGGGTTDIAILSLGGIVLSSSIRVAGNKMDEAIIRHVRNAYNLMIGDMTAEDIKIKLGTAYPASQEARMEVRGRDMIHGLPKTIEISSIEIREALNEPVRQIAEKLCQVLEETPPELASDVIERGITLTGGGALLRGLDRYLQDVTQVDVRVAENALTCVATGTGMAIEDLENIKNSGALTSL
- a CDS encoding HNH endonuclease, with product MAVQEVLVLNSNYEPLNVCHARRAMALLMLGKADVLVQRDEPILTTHGEIDSPAVLRMKYLVRRPHPQLRLSRHAVLARDNHICQYCGVKAKEMTIDHVVPRWAGGPHTWDNLVACCRRCNLKKADKTPQQANMKLARKPKRPSFVPYLSLPTYMKAQGRDEWRDFLPYFPELQSLPLAS
- the murA gene encoding UDP-N-acetylglucosamine 1-carboxyvinyltransferase, giving the protein MDALLIKGGKRLSGVIEVAGSKNIALAVLSAVPLAQTPVLLKNVPVISDTQIKVQLLEAFGAKAEWRGSDLRLDCSDLHSAEPDEDMVRLIRTSFYMLGPLVARVGKLRMAAPGGCKIGARPVDLHLKGLHALGANVELDGGVYEASAGVLQGAEVYLDMPSAGATQHIMCAASMAQGITTIQNAAMEPEIVALAEFLISLGAKITGQGSSMITVEGVDQLHGSDYKIPADRIQAGTFLIAGAMTGGNVTVRDINADDQTAVVNKLREAGAEVETTETSVTVNAPNRLNGVNIKTMPHPGFPTDVQQPMSAALCVAKGASVVEETIYESRTGHLPELSRMGAKIRQEGRSAFIVGVDKLRGAKVQASDLRAGAALCLAGLVAEGETLVQNIHWIDRGYDSIERKLTELGAEALRVQEG